One part of the Janthinobacterium sp. 17J80-10 genome encodes these proteins:
- the rimI gene encoding ribosomal protein S18-alanine N-acetyltransferase: MSAFHAAGAQLAPASPLILEPMQEGDLEQVLSIENIVYPYPWTRGNFLDSLASGYLSWVAREPTFRLAGYFLAMQVVDEMHLLNISVRADLQGHGLGRMLLDRVSTLARANGMTSILLEVRPSNLRALSVYERYGFVRIGLRRGYYPAAGNTREDAIVMRFCL; this comes from the coding sequence ATGAGTGCGTTCCATGCCGCTGGCGCGCAGCTTGCCCCTGCGTCGCCACTCATCCTGGAGCCGATGCAGGAGGGCGATCTTGAGCAAGTGCTGTCAATCGAGAACATCGTCTACCCGTATCCCTGGACTCGCGGCAATTTTCTGGATTCCCTGGCCAGCGGCTACCTGTCCTGGGTGGCGCGCGAGCCGACATTTCGTCTGGCCGGGTATTTCCTGGCAATGCAGGTCGTCGACGAGATGCACTTGCTGAACATCAGCGTACGGGCCGACTTGCAGGGGCACGGGCTCGGCCGCATGCTGCTCGACCGGGTCTCCACGCTGGCGCGCGCCAACGGCATGACATCGATCCTGCTGGAAGTGCGGCCCTCCAACCTGCGCGCGTTGTCCGTTTATGAGCGGTACGGGTTTGTGCGGATCGGCTTGCGCCGCGGGTATTATCCTGCTGCCGGAAATACCCGGGAAGACGCCATCGTGATGAGGTTTTGCCTATGA
- a CDS encoding DUF1853 family protein: MPPLTESLAATCQQRFHLRWGHLHDPHVRALAWLLDSPDLLDPAAPQWSGQVASLTAPLPPATVAWLAALDQAPEPLHDYLAIQPFTRLGRYAERLMAFYFTAQGILRAHGVQVRSAANETIGEFDFLLQQGEELLHWEFAVKLYLLEPTGAGQAADYFVGPNLADTLGNKMHKIFSRQLMLSQHPAAQSCLPQPVARAQALLKGWLFYHRHADEAFAAQGISAGHCRGFWCELAEVGSLDVQRALILPRLRWLAPVSVAPQETLDRDGLRAALEEHFTHDSMPQLVALLQDDGEAAIEIARGFIVPDDWRARAEHRVLRPRAIAGA, encoded by the coding sequence ATGCCGCCATTGACTGAATCGCTGGCGGCGACTTGCCAGCAGCGATTCCATCTGCGCTGGGGCCATTTGCACGATCCGCACGTGCGCGCCCTGGCCTGGTTGCTCGATTCTCCGGATTTGCTTGACCCCGCCGCGCCGCAATGGTCGGGGCAAGTTGCATCGCTGACGGCGCCGCTGCCGCCGGCCACGGTCGCATGGCTCGCTGCCCTGGACCAGGCCCCCGAGCCGCTGCACGACTATCTCGCCATCCAGCCTTTTACCCGTCTCGGCCGCTACGCCGAACGCCTGATGGCGTTTTATTTCACGGCGCAAGGCATCTTGCGCGCCCACGGCGTGCAAGTGCGCAGCGCCGCCAATGAAACCATCGGGGAATTTGATTTCCTGCTGCAGCAGGGCGAGGAATTGCTGCATTGGGAATTCGCCGTCAAGCTGTACCTGCTGGAGCCTACTGGCGCGGGGCAGGCCGCCGATTACTTCGTCGGCCCGAACCTGGCCGATACTCTCGGCAACAAGATGCACAAGATTTTTTCCCGGCAGTTGATGCTGTCGCAACATCCGGCGGCGCAATCCTGCCTGCCGCAACCAGTGGCGCGCGCGCAGGCGCTGCTGAAAGGCTGGCTGTTTTATCATCGCCACGCCGACGAAGCCTTTGCAGCGCAGGGGATTTCTGCCGGCCATTGCCGCGGGTTCTGGTGCGAACTGGCGGAAGTCGGATCGCTCGACGTGCAGCGTGCACTCATCCTGCCGCGGCTGCGCTGGCTGGCGCCAGTGAGCGTCGCGCCGCAGGAGACGCTGGACCGGGATGGCTTGCGTGCCGCCCTCGAGGAGCATTTTACCCATGACAGCATGCCGCAGCTGGTGGCGCTGCTGCAGGATGATGGCGAGGCGGCAATTGAAATTGCGCGTGGCTTCATCGTGCCCGACGACTGGCGGGCGCGGGCTGAACATCGGGTACTGCGTCCCCGCGCTATCGCTGGCGCCTAG
- a CDS encoding uracil-DNA glycosylase gives MTSPEIRRTAFLQEMGVGPVWRLREAVGQQAGPAADELIPAEPAAEPVRLAPVHLPQAVDEDLGDGAVPAWVIEEAPFEHEVAVGGNTAPAADIARMDWDALQAAVAGCTKCRLCENRTRTVFGTGDRQARWLFVGEGPGHNEDLQGEPFVGPAGKLLDNMMGAMGLRRGVNTYIANIVKCRPIGENGRDRSPLPDESATCLPYLERQIALIRPSVIVALGKSAALALLNAGPDTAVASLRGRVHRHAGVPVVVTYHPAYLLRKPEDKGQAWRDLCLAMATHAAID, from the coding sequence ATGACATCCCCGGAAATCCGGCGTACCGCATTTTTACAGGAAATGGGTGTCGGCCCGGTCTGGCGCCTGCGCGAAGCTGTCGGGCAGCAAGCCGGCCCCGCAGCTGACGAGCTTATCCCGGCCGAGCCGGCGGCTGAGCCAGTCCGGCTCGCGCCGGTGCATTTGCCCCAGGCCGTCGACGAGGATCTCGGGGATGGGGCGGTACCCGCCTGGGTCATCGAGGAGGCGCCGTTCGAGCACGAAGTTGCGGTGGGCGGCAATACTGCGCCAGCTGCCGATATCGCGCGCATGGACTGGGACGCCCTGCAGGCTGCCGTCGCCGGCTGTACCAAATGCCGCCTGTGCGAAAATCGTACGCGTACCGTATTCGGCACTGGCGACCGCCAGGCGCGCTGGCTCTTTGTCGGCGAAGGTCCGGGTCACAACGAGGATTTGCAGGGCGAACCCTTCGTCGGGCCTGCCGGCAAGCTGCTCGACAACATGATGGGAGCGATGGGCTTGCGGCGCGGGGTAAATACCTACATCGCCAATATCGTCAAATGCCGGCCGATTGGCGAAAATGGCCGCGATCGCTCGCCCCTGCCCGACGAAAGTGCGACTTGCCTGCCATACCTGGAGCGGCAGATCGCACTGATCCGTCCAAGCGTCATCGTTGCCCTGGGCAAGAGCGCTGCACTGGCGCTGTTGAATGCCGGCCCGGACACGGCAGTGGCGAGCTTGCGCGGGCGCGTGCATCGCCACGCCGGTGTGCCGGTGGTCGTGACTTACCATCCGGCCTACCTGTTGCGCAAGCCGGAGGACAAGGGCCAGGCCTGGCGCGACCTCTGCCTTGCGATGGCAACCCATGCCGCCATTGACTGA